In the genome of Leptotrichia sp. HSP-536, the window GGATCAATCTGCTAAAAAGATTGCAGAAGTAGCTAAAAAAAATGGTTCAGAATTAGCAGGACCACTTCCATTACCTACAAAAACTAAAAAATACACAGTTTTAAGATCAGTTCACGTAAATAAAGATTCAAGAGAACAATTTGAAATGAGAATTCACAGAAGATTTGTAGAAATCAAAAATTCAAATCAACAAATCGTAAATGCATTAGCATCATTAAACTTACCATCAGGTGTGGGAGTTGAAATTAAGCAATCATAAGGCTTAGTACAAGTTGGCATTTATAAAATTGTCAACCAATATATTAAGGAGGAAAAATAAAAAATGATATTAGGTAAAAAAATCGGAATGACTCAAATTTTCGAAGATGAAAAATTAATTCCAGTAACAGTAATCGAAGCAGGAACTAACTTCATTACACAAATTAAAACTGAAGAAAAAGAAGGATATAACGCTATCACATTAGCATATGGAGATAAAAAAGAAAAAAACACGACAAAACCTGAATTAGGAATATTTAAAAAAGCAGGAATTACTCCAAAAAGATTTCTTAAAGAATTTAAAGTAGCTAATCCAGCTGATTTTGCATTAGGACAAGAAATCAAAGTAGATATATTAGAAGGTATCGAATTTGTTGATATTTCTGGAACTTCAAAAGGTAAAGGGACTTCAGGGGTTATGAAAAGACATAACTTTGGTGGAAACAGAGCTTCACACGGGGTTTCAAGAAATCATAGACTTGGAGGTTCTAACGCAGGAGGAGCTGCATCAAACAGTAATGTGCCAAAAGGTAAAAAAATGGCTGGAAGATTGGGAGCTGAAAAAGTAACAGTTCAAAACTTGCAAGTTATTAAATTTGATGTGGAAAACAGTCTTTTATTAGTAAAAGGTGCTGTTCCAGGACCAAAAAATGGTTATTTAGTTATCAAAAAATCGGTAAAGAAATATTAATAGGAAAGAGAGGAGGATAACATGCCAGTTTTAAATATATATAAATTAGACGGTTCACAAGCAGGAACTATTGAAATAAATAATGACATATTTGGAATCGAGCCAAATAAACACGTAATGCACGAAGTTTTAGTAGCAGAATTAGCTGAAGCTAGACAAGGATCTGCCTCAACAAAAACAAGAGCGGAAGTAAGAGGTGGAGGAAGAAAACCTTTTAGACAAAAAGGAACAGGAAGAGCTAGACAAGGATCTACAAGAGCACCACACATGGTAGGTGGAGGAGTAGTTCACGGACCAAAACCAAGAAACTATGCTAAAAAAGTAAATAAAAAAGTTAGAAAATTAGCTTTAAAATCAGCTTTAGCAACAAAAATTAGCGAAGGAAATGTAATTGTATTAGATGATTTCGCATTAGAAACACCAAAAACAAAAACATTTATTGATTTTGCAAAAGCATTAAACTTTGATGGTGTAAAACAATTATATATAACAAATGATGATACTGATAATATAGATAGAGATTATTTCTTATATTTATCAACTAGAAATATTGAAAAAGTTGCAGCAATTAATACAAGAGATTTAAGCATCTACTGGTTAATCAAACAAGACAAAGTAATCTTAACTAAAGAAGCTCTTGCAACTATCGAGGAGGTGCTAGCATAATGCATATTACTGATATTATCAAAAAACCTGTAATTAATACAGAAAAAGCAAGAAATTTATTGGAAAACAATGAATATGTTTTCATAGTAGATAGAAGGGCAAACAAACTTCAAATTAAAGATGCAGTTGAAAAACTATTCAATGTAAAAGTTCAAGGTGTAAATACTTTAAACATTAAACCAAAAAATAAAAGATTCAGAATGTCAATGTATAAAACAGCTGCTATCAAAAAAGCAATTGTTAAGCTAAAAGATGGAGAAACTATCGCAGCTTACGAAGGATAAGACGAATCATAAAAATCATAACATCTATTTCTCGGGGA includes:
- the rpsJ gene encoding 30S ribosomal protein S10 — protein: MDKIRIYLQSYDHKLLDQSAKKIAEVAKKNGSELAGPLPLPTKTKKYTVLRSVHVNKDSREQFEMRIHRRFVEIKNSNQQIVNALASLNLPSGVGVEIKQS
- the rplC gene encoding 50S ribosomal protein L3, producing the protein MILGKKIGMTQIFEDEKLIPVTVIEAGTNFITQIKTEEKEGYNAITLAYGDKKEKNTTKPELGIFKKAGITPKRFLKEFKVANPADFALGQEIKVDILEGIEFVDISGTSKGKGTSGVMKRHNFGGNRASHGVSRNHRLGGSNAGGAASNSNVPKGKKMAGRLGAEKVTVQNLQVIKFDVENSLLLVKGAVPGPKNGYLVIKKSVKKY
- the rplD gene encoding 50S ribosomal protein L4, which encodes MPVLNIYKLDGSQAGTIEINNDIFGIEPNKHVMHEVLVAELAEARQGSASTKTRAEVRGGGRKPFRQKGTGRARQGSTRAPHMVGGGVVHGPKPRNYAKKVNKKVRKLALKSALATKISEGNVIVLDDFALETPKTKTFIDFAKALNFDGVKQLYITNDDTDNIDRDYFLYLSTRNIEKVAAINTRDLSIYWLIKQDKVILTKEALATIEEVLA
- the rplW gene encoding 50S ribosomal protein L23, with product MHITDIIKKPVINTEKARNLLENNEYVFIVDRRANKLQIKDAVEKLFNVKVQGVNTLNIKPKNKRFRMSMYKTAAIKKAIVKLKDGETIAAYEG